AATGGAGCTGCTAAAtaaatagcacaatggatagagccctatTCCTAGAAACTGgaagcttgagttcaaatctggcctcaggctctttgcctcagtttacacatctgtaaaattatttggagaaggaaatgacaaacccctctaatgcctttgccaagaaaaccctaaaaagggTCAAGAGTCAAATCCAACTGaaacataacaacaacaacataaaggGCATAAAAGGGGTTCAAGCAAAGTACTAAGTAAATCTGAAGAGTGAAAGGTCATTACTTATCAGAAAGATCCAGAAAAGTTCGTAGAAGAATTGGGTTTTAAACAATTAGGAGTGCGGGTTGAGAGCAGTTAAAGTCATGACAGTAAATGATATTGGGAAAGGAATAAGTTAAGAGAGACAAGAGAACTGATGGGCAAAACCTTAAGAACACCCATTGtaaagaccaaaaaagaaaaaatcattgatTTGAAAGACAATTCAATCAGAGAGGCAGAAGGAGATCTTGAAAGTGTGAGTAGTGATCATCCCTTTAGGAAACAGAGGAGAGATTGTCAGAGGGGATTCCAACAATACCAACTGTTGCACAGggagagaggtcaagaaggatgagttTGGGGAAAAGAGCCAGTGTTTTTAGTGATTAAGTGACCTCTGAAAGAGCAGTGTAAGCAAAGGAATAGGGATAAAAGCTAGATTTAAAGGAGAGAGTGGGTGATGAGGAAGTAAAGACATCAGGTATAGACAGCTTGTGTATCTAAAAGTAGAGGAGAAGGATTGCCAAATAGCAGTCATGATCCACCTGAAAACACTCTAAAGAATTTAGAGCTTGTGGCTTTTCCCAACTCTGATGAGCAACCTAGGAGTAGATATAGGGGAACCAAATTAAAGTATATTAACAGGTCAGGAAAATGGTGGGAGTTCATAAGTAAGAGATTCTAAAGTGGTAGCTAACGAATTATTAAAATAACAGACTATAAAAGTATAGCTGTATTTGTAAGCAAGAAAAACCAGAGTGGGAGAAATGGattaggagaagagggaaggaccAAGGGATGAACAGTTAGGATGAGAGCAAATGACAGTTTTAGGGTGAATGAGCAAGTGGGAGGTATGAAAGAATAGGAGATTAGCATTAGAGAGCAGAATTTCTAAGATCAGGGATCTTAAAAGTAATAGAGTACTAAGAGATGACAAGGTCTAAGGTCATATCCTTCCATTTTTATATGAAGGTGTTCTAGGTATTCTGGTGTGGGATATGGGAACAAAATTGGACAAGCTCAAGCACATGAAGTGTAGTGGAGTTAAGATGGAGTTAAGATGTGCAGTTAAGATGGAGGGATTGGCTGAGGGATTTAGCCTAGGAAGGGGGATTTAGCTCAAGTGGAACCAAACTAAAGAATAACATGGTTAGATTTCACTCAGGAAATGTCCTTAGAAAGTTGAAATATATGATGAAATAATCTAGAAGGAACTTTGCAAGTCATTGAGGACTCATTTAATAGGTGAGGACACTAAGACTTgctcctctcccccatccccaaggTCACCCATGGTGTTAGTGACAGAGAAAGGACAAAAATACAGGTTTCCAGGAACTCTTAATAAAAGGGCTGTAATTTAGCGTGCAAATATGACATGCTGAATAAGgttagaaggagaaggaaaggacaggGTGGGGAGGAACCATTAAAATGCAAACTATGTCTATTGTCTATGTTGAACATTTTTGGGATGTGTCAAAGAATGTTGAAATCCAGACCTCCTCTCTTGCCTCATTCAAATGACCCCCTACTCATCACTTCTCAAACCATCTTAATGATCCAGCTGTGTGGGTTCCAAAACTTatcattcttcttcctctcccctttccccttcaggTCTGAGTAACATCATCGGAATCATCGTTTATATCTCTAGCAATGCAGGTGACCCAAGTGACAAGAgagatgaagacaaaaaaaaccaTTACAACTATGGTTGGTCTTTTTACTTTGGCGCTCTGTCTTTTATTGTGGCTGAGACCATAGGCGTCTTGGCTGTAAACATTTacattgagaaaaataaagagttaaGATTTAAGACCAAACGGGAGTTCCTTAagacttcttcctcttccccttatGCCAGAATGCCAAGTTACAGGTATAGAAGGAGGAGATCCAGGTCTAGTTCCCAGTCAACAGAGGCTTCTCCTTCCAGGGATGTCTCCCCCGTCAGTATGAAGATCTCAAGTTCCATCCCCATGGGAGAGATCTCCATGTATACCCTATCCAGGGAACCCCTGAAAGTGACTACGGCAGCAAGCTACAATCCAGAGCAAGAGGCAGGCTTCCTCCAGGTTCACAACTTCCTGCAGAAGGAGCTGAAGGAAGGATTTCATGTCAGCATGATTAATCGGCGGACCACCCCTGTGTGAGGAGCAATCAGGATCTCCTTccccttaaaaataattttcatctcCTTACTACCGTGGATCTTTTGAGTAAACAGGAAGATCCTTTACAGAACAAAcagaccaaaagagaaaaagaaaaaaaagaaaaaactcacatGAAACAAAAATTTTCCCTGATCTCCAAAACACATTTAAGTGCTggtttttacaaataaggacCCGGGGATATTGGAATATGAGCAGCAATCAGAAACTGAGGGCTGACTTTAAGCAAGGAGGTTGTTCAAATGCCTTAAAAGGTTTAGTCAGCCTCAGAAGAAGGCAAAATTGCTTACCTGAGCCTCCAGGAGTAACTCAGTCTTATTGATGCTGGAACACAAAATTGAGCCATTATCTCCTTTTGAAAACATAACTTTACAGAAGAATGGGATCTCTATGGACCTGCACTTCCTAGGACCCAGAACTGCTGGAAAGCCTCCACTTTACACAATGTGGGGCTATTGTGGAGATGACTACTGCTCCTCAGAATAGTATTTCACTTGCCTTCtgtgatagagaagaggaaaccaaagctgctctctctctttctgtctttctttctctctgtctctctttctctatctctctatctttctctctgtttctctgtctccgtctttgcatctctctctttttctcttgcaAGTGGACTTGGGTTGAAAAATTATGAGCAGAGGACAAAAAATCAGCAACAAGCTGGTACTTCCACAATGCCTGCAGCTAGGGCCCCAGCTCCATTAAGGGAATTTAAGCATCCAATCTCATTGGGGAGAAGGTGAGCTGGCCTGGAATTCCACATGTAGCAGGCACTGATTGATTGAGGTTAGGACCTAGAAAAATTGAGGAGAGCAATGGACTGGGCcaccagaaaggaaaaaagcaactAGTTGTTCAAATGGAAATATGCCAAGCAGCCATTGCAAAGGTGACTTCAGGCCTCTGTTTGGAGTCTTGGCTGTAGATGGAAAGAGCTATCCAAacaaaaagtgaaagaaagaacatgGGGCAGGATCATGGATCCCACCCCTTTGCCTCTCTCTGTAGGCCAAGACAGAGTGACTGCAATGTTCCACTTTGGATCTagccagcttttggcatagagaatGTTTGTGCAGATTTGTGAACTTAGAGTTAATATATAAATGATGCTATGAGAAATACAGAGAACACAAACCCACTTAGTAGGTTTATTAAACATGTTTTATTACAAATACATGCCAGGGGAACAAGTtgtatccattcttttttttgtatccccagcacccagcacagtgcttggtacataataggcacttaataaatgcttcttgattggtttggttctttccctctaaaAACTCACAACTTTATaatctattttgttaaaatttgaGAGCAATGAATGGAGGTTGTGTGGGTAAATGAGCAGAAATACTCATTGTTTCTGACTCTGAAAAGGAAAAGACCTaagactttatttcctttttcaagatACAACCATGATGGGGGAACATATTCATACAACCTTTACTTTTCctaattcctctttctttcccttgaaggaaaagggaaaagtaaagtctgtccaagttcaaaagaaagacatagatctttccctctttttatataAACATGCCTTTGTGTTTTCTAAAGATAAATTGTTTCCTACTTTTTTGAGACAACACAACCTGATCTGGCATTTCTGAACACAGTAACTGTGCTTCAAAACATCCATCAAATTCTTACCTCAGCTACTGGCTCACAACTCCCACTCATGGCTCAGCTTCATGGGAGTAAGGAGGCACAGAATTTGGTTCATTCTGTCTGATTATGGCATCACACTCATACCACCCTCCTTTGCACCTGCTAGAGAAATTCCTTTTCTAGGTGCAATTCCTCCAGCTGATTGTTCCCTATGTTAGTGAGATAAATGATAGAAACTAGTTTTCCCTCTGTGTTTTGCTGTGATCTTTTCCTTCCAAGTTGAAGTTGGCATTTGTATTATAGTGTCTCTGAGCTTTTGCTGCAACAAAAAAGAAGGGTGAAATGGTTTGTCTTGACAAAACCTTTTCTCAGCTGTTGGACCAACTTCACCAGCACCATCTTCTCCAGATCAGATCAGGATCCTCTCTGCCTGGAATCCAGCTCCGATCTGTAGACCCTCACACGCTATTGCTGTCCCCATGCTTCTGCTCTGAGGTCGAGAGAGCCAGCTGCCCTGCAACTGTTCTAAATTAGTCATCTCCAAATTCTCTGCCCTGAAGCAGCTAAAATGTTATGGAAGAAACTTTACCCTTCACACAGACCCAGGCAAAGAAAACATGCCTGACTGATGGAGGACAAAGGGGTAGATAGAGTGAGGGgctgagaaagaggaggaggatgatCGCTAGCAAAAGAAGCTCTGACCCTTTGGCCCTCAGATGACTTTACCTCTGTCCCTTCCTTTCCTACTCATCTCAAAGGCATGACTTGTCTTGCCACTAACCCCTTCCTTGCTGGATTTCAGTCTAGGCTTAGTAAGTGGCCCCCAGCAAGGGAGGAGAGCTGGTTCACTCTTCCTTGTTAGTCTGGGCTACTGTTCTTACCCTGGGGGAGACAGAGTAGACAGTGGTGCTCTAACCCTCTCCGAGGGGGAGTCTTGGTTTTTCCTCATTCTCCCTTCTGACCCCTTATCAATTCATGTGTGTTCTACCCATTTAGCACCATGTGAAATATTGTATCTACTATTGTTTCCCAGTTgttggttttgtctttttaaaaataataataataaaaaccatttttcaaatgttttctttctggtGTGGAAGCAAAAAGCAAAGTCTTTGTGGTTGCTGGAAGATAACCCTCTAGAACTAGAAGGAGCCTTTACTTCTCTGGAGGCAATTGGAGTAGGAGAGGTAGAGGGGTAAGGATTGGATTTATTCActcaggcagctaggtagagcagTGAATAAAGCCAAGGAGTAGGAATCAAGAcaggcctgaattcaaatgcagctttGTGACCCTACCTTTGTTTTCttgctataaaatgggaataataatagcacagaaattcagggttgttgtgaggataaaatgagatattcataaagtgcttagcacagtgcctggcttcATAAatgaagtacttaataaatgcttgtttaagaaaagtcttttggggcagctaggtgcctcagtggattaagagttagacctagagtcctgggttcaaatgtgaccttggacatttcctagctgtgtgaccttgggcaagtcactttacccaattgactagcccttacagctcttctgccttggaaacaatacttagcattgattccaagttggaaagcagtgtttttttttttt
The window above is part of the Gracilinanus agilis isolate LMUSP501 chromosome 4, AgileGrace, whole genome shotgun sequence genome. Proteins encoded here:
- the CACNG4 gene encoding voltage-dependent calcium channel gamma-4 subunit translates to MTKQNNKKTIVNCFSGPYLVKRSILSLPETLVLGPKNEILEKGTFGDMNVHAGIYKGHCFRINHFPEDNDYDHDSSEYLLRIVRASSVFPILSTVFLLLGGLCIGAGRIYSSKNNIILSAGILFVAAGLSNIIGIIVYISSNAGDPSDKRDEDKKNHYNYGWSFYFGALSFIVAETIGVLAVNIYIEKNKELRFKTKREFLKTSSSSPYARMPSYRYRRRRSRSSSQSTEASPSRDVSPVSMKISSSIPMGEISMYTLSREPLKVTTAASYNPEQEAGFLQVHNFLQKELKEGFHVSMINRRTTPV